One Streptomyces coeruleorubidus DNA segment encodes these proteins:
- a CDS encoding glycine-rich protein: MHHDSVVLRRARLRRGAAALTFVALTAGTALTGAPAATAAGSAVLAGKTCTPTAGFSGCRLFDPTGAREEFQVPAGVTALDVRAWGQGGEGTPSANGGAGGYTAGTLRVTPGERLSLAVGVQRFGDALGGAGGGKYAAIGGNSSGVRTSDGKPLLIAAGGGGGGYGSPESGHGGPGGGERGQDDTESERGGKGAAGATGGAGGGNGSSGADASGGGKGGAGGSGSGGAGGGGGAGYAGGGGGGGTDDAQGVVGSGAGGSSYADPDRVTGARLLSGKRTEAPAKTDPFWQASGEPVRGGIAEGGVNTDRAGHGRIVFQWKTPAIAELTQVSGAGQTVQPGGGADPVAVAARDKAGDPVENASVTFTIEDPDKLGAFFFIKDGADTTELAVPTDARGRAQSAPLQAGIGKEGEFTVRAEADGASTVFTVKVKKSSYTVTVAGGDDQQAEQGKDFEEALQARVVRSGAAAPAGTEVEFRVEDDSDDAPRFEDGEQVVRVRTDDRGRATAPTLTAGEGTGTYTVAASVGDAMTQFAVEVVAGDGPSASPSPTTGPSASADPSPSPSTSTSGTTGGTGTSTTGGTSTNLDSGSLASTGAGGIGLLLAAAAALATAGFAAFRLAPRLRLRSRDDA; this comes from the coding sequence ATGCATCACGATTCCGTCGTGCTGCGCCGCGCCAGACTCCGGCGCGGCGCGGCGGCCCTGACCTTCGTGGCGTTGACCGCCGGCACCGCCCTGACGGGCGCGCCGGCCGCCACGGCCGCCGGCAGCGCGGTCCTCGCCGGGAAGACCTGCACGCCGACGGCAGGGTTCTCCGGCTGTCGGCTGTTCGATCCGACGGGCGCCCGCGAGGAGTTCCAGGTCCCGGCCGGCGTCACGGCGCTGGACGTGAGGGCCTGGGGCCAGGGCGGCGAGGGCACCCCCTCGGCCAACGGCGGCGCGGGCGGCTACACCGCGGGCACGCTCCGCGTCACCCCCGGGGAGCGGCTGTCGCTCGCGGTCGGCGTCCAGCGCTTCGGTGACGCGCTCGGCGGCGCGGGCGGCGGCAAGTACGCCGCTATCGGCGGCAACAGCAGCGGCGTCCGCACCAGCGACGGCAAGCCGCTGCTCATCGCCGCCGGTGGCGGCGGTGGTGGGTACGGCAGCCCGGAGTCCGGCCACGGCGGCCCCGGTGGCGGCGAGCGCGGCCAGGACGACACGGAGTCGGAGCGCGGCGGCAAGGGCGCGGCCGGTGCCACCGGCGGCGCGGGCGGCGGCAACGGCTCCTCCGGCGCCGACGCCTCCGGGGGCGGCAAGGGCGGTGCGGGCGGCTCCGGTTCGGGCGGCGCAGGCGGTGGCGGCGGCGCCGGCTACGCGGGCGGCGGCGGTGGCGGCGGCACGGACGACGCCCAGGGCGTGGTCGGCAGCGGCGCGGGCGGCAGCAGCTACGCCGACCCGGACCGGGTGACCGGCGCCCGGCTGCTCAGCGGCAAGCGCACCGAGGCCCCGGCCAAGACCGACCCCTTCTGGCAGGCTTCCGGCGAGCCGGTGCGCGGCGGCATCGCCGAGGGCGGCGTCAACACCGACCGCGCCGGCCACGGGCGCATCGTGTTCCAGTGGAAGACCCCGGCGATCGCGGAGCTGACCCAGGTCTCCGGAGCCGGCCAGACCGTCCAGCCGGGCGGCGGCGCGGACCCGGTGGCCGTGGCGGCCCGTGACAAGGCCGGCGACCCGGTCGAGAACGCCTCCGTCACCTTCACGATCGAGGACCCGGACAAGCTGGGCGCCTTCTTCTTCATCAAGGACGGCGCCGACACCACCGAGCTGGCCGTGCCGACCGACGCGCGGGGCCGCGCCCAGTCCGCGCCGCTCCAGGCGGGCATCGGCAAGGAGGGCGAGTTCACGGTCCGCGCCGAGGCCGACGGCGCCTCGACGGTCTTCACCGTGAAGGTGAAGAAGTCGTCCTACACCGTGACCGTCGCGGGCGGTGACGACCAGCAGGCCGAACAGGGCAAGGACTTCGAGGAGGCTCTCCAGGCCCGCGTGGTCAGGTCGGGCGCCGCGGCACCGGCCGGCACGGAGGTCGAGTTCCGGGTCGAGGACGACAGCGACGACGCCCCCCGCTTCGAGGACGGCGAGCAGGTCGTCCGCGTCAGGACCGACGACCGGGGCAGGGCCACGGCCCCGACCCTGACCGCCGGTGAGGGCACGGGCACGTACACGGTCGCCGCGTCGGTCGGCGACGCCATGACCCAGTTCGCGGTCGAGGTCGTCGCCGGTGACGGGCCCTCGGCGTCCCCGAGCCCCACGACCGGCCCGAGCGCCTCGGCCGACCCGAGCCCGTCGCCCAGCACAAGCACCTCGGGCACGACCGGCGGCACCGGCACGTCGACCACGGGCGGCACGTCGACGAACCTCGACAGCGGCAGCCTCGCCTCGACCGGCGCCGGCGGCATCGGCCTCCTCCTCGCGGCAGCCGCGGCCCTGGCCACGGCGGGCTTCGCGGCCTTCCGCCTCGCCCCGCGCCTGAGGCTCCGCTCGCGCGACGACGCGTGA
- a CDS encoding ABC transporter ATP-binding protein: MTVPEDVSRKVSVPRLRILWSFARPHKRALALALVLALVGSGMGLATPMVTKGVLDALGGSGSMRGPISALLSLLVVGSAVMYWQWTLLGALGERVVLQARDSMVRRFLRATVPAATRRPPGELVTRVTSDTVLLHQAATGAPVGLINAVVMLLGTLVLMAVLDLVLLGTVVAAVVVVGVLFAVLMPQIATAQQRAQDHLGRLGGNLEGALRAIRTVKAARAEDRTAERIVADARTSAEHGIRAVRREALAWTIAVAGIQLAIILVLGVGAWRVSEGALEVSSLIAFLLYSFGLMDPISELSQNVTALQSGIAAAERIRETADLQTEEVERFARDVPVREAALPEAPVLELRDVTAAYGPDAEPAVRGVGLVIPRRGHTAIVGPSGAGKTTLFSLVLRFLEPTGGELLLDGRPYRDLTHDEIRSRLAYVEQDTPIVPGTIRDNLLLARPDATDAELRRVLREVRLAEKVDALDEGLDTPLSGAAVSGGERQRIALARALLRTPDVLLLDEATAQLDGLTEAAVQECVRARAASGAVVTIAHRLSTVIDADTIVVMEAGRVRARGGHGELLATDALYRELVEALRIAADARAV; the protein is encoded by the coding sequence ATGACTGTTCCGGAAGACGTGTCCCGCAAGGTGTCCGTTCCGCGGCTGCGGATCCTCTGGTCGTTCGCCCGCCCGCACAAGCGCGCCCTGGCCCTGGCCCTCGTCCTCGCCCTCGTGGGGTCCGGGATGGGGCTGGCCACGCCGATGGTCACCAAGGGGGTGCTCGACGCGCTCGGCGGCTCCGGCTCGATGCGGGGGCCGATATCGGCCCTGCTGTCGCTGCTGGTGGTGGGCAGCGCCGTCATGTACTGGCAGTGGACGCTGCTCGGCGCGCTGGGGGAGCGCGTGGTGCTCCAGGCCCGCGACTCGATGGTGCGGAGATTCCTGCGGGCCACGGTGCCCGCCGCCACCCGGCGCCCGCCCGGCGAACTCGTCACCCGCGTCACCTCCGACACGGTCCTGCTGCACCAGGCCGCCACCGGCGCCCCGGTCGGCCTGATCAACGCCGTGGTCATGCTCCTCGGGACGCTGGTGCTCATGGCCGTCCTCGACCTGGTGCTGCTGGGCACGGTCGTGGCGGCGGTGGTGGTGGTCGGCGTCCTGTTCGCCGTCCTGATGCCCCAGATCGCCACCGCGCAGCAGCGCGCCCAGGACCACCTGGGACGGCTCGGCGGCAACCTGGAGGGCGCTCTGCGCGCGATCCGGACGGTGAAGGCCGCCCGGGCCGAGGACCGCACGGCCGAGCGCATCGTCGCCGACGCGCGCACCTCCGCCGAGCACGGCATCCGCGCGGTCCGCCGCGAGGCCCTGGCCTGGACGATCGCGGTGGCCGGCATCCAGCTCGCGATCATCCTGGTCCTGGGCGTGGGCGCCTGGCGGGTCTCCGAGGGGGCACTGGAGGTGTCCAGCCTGATCGCGTTCCTGCTCTACTCGTTCGGGCTGATGGACCCGATCAGCGAGCTCAGCCAGAACGTCACCGCGCTCCAGTCCGGGATCGCCGCGGCGGAACGGATCCGGGAGACCGCCGATCTCCAGACGGAGGAGGTGGAGCGGTTCGCGCGGGACGTCCCTGTGCGCGAGGCCGCCCTGCCGGAGGCGCCCGTGCTGGAACTGCGGGACGTCACCGCGGCCTACGGCCCCGACGCCGAACCGGCGGTGCGCGGCGTCGGCCTGGTCATCCCCCGGCGCGGGCACACCGCGATCGTCGGACCCTCGGGCGCGGGCAAGACGACCCTGTTCTCCCTGGTGCTGCGTTTCCTGGAGCCGACCGGAGGCGAACTGCTCCTGGACGGCCGCCCGTACCGCGACCTCACCCACGACGAGATCCGCTCGCGCCTGGCCTACGTCGAGCAGGACACCCCGATCGTGCCCGGGACGATCCGCGACAACCTGCTGCTGGCCCGCCCCGACGCGACGGACGCGGAACTGCGCCGGGTCCTGCGCGAGGTGCGGCTGGCGGAGAAGGTCGACGCCCTGGACGAGGGACTCGACACGCCCCTGTCCGGCGCGGCCGTCTCGGGCGGCGAGCGCCAGCGCATCGCGCTGGCCCGGGCCCTGTTGCGCACCCCGGACGTGCTGCTCCTGGACGAGGCGACGGCCCAGCTCGACGGGCTGACCGAGGCCGCCGTCCAGGAGTGCGTCCGCGCCCGCGCGGCTTCCGGGGCCGTCGTGACGATCGCGCACCGGCTGTCCACCGTGATCGACGCGGACACCATCGTGGTGATGGAGGCGGGGCGGGTCCGCGCCCGGGGCGGCCACGGGGAGCTGCTCGCCACGGACGCGCTGTACCGGGAGCTGGTGGAGGCCCTGCGGATCGCGGCGGACGCGCGGGCGGTGTGA
- a CDS encoding tellurite resistance TerB family protein — protein MAVWDKLKDQAKALQQTQGGRGATGGHSGGTRSGGGSKAQLIGVLKTQLGSLKTELKSGAYRDASMAVCALVAAADGQVDPAERQQVESMILSNDVLQNFPPEQLRQRFNKHVDQLTMNFQHGKTEAMQEIAKAAKKPTEARAVIQTGMVIAGADGHFSQAEATVLREACAALGLSPAEFQL, from the coding sequence ATGGCAGTCTGGGACAAGCTCAAGGACCAGGCCAAGGCTCTCCAGCAGACTCAGGGCGGGCGTGGCGCCACCGGTGGGCACAGCGGGGGGACGCGGTCCGGCGGCGGCAGCAAGGCCCAGCTGATCGGTGTGCTCAAGACTCAGCTCGGCTCGCTGAAGACCGAGTTGAAGAGCGGTGCGTACCGGGACGCGAGCATGGCGGTGTGCGCGCTGGTCGCGGCGGCCGACGGGCAGGTGGACCCGGCCGAGCGGCAGCAGGTCGAGTCGATGATCCTCAGCAACGACGTGCTTCAGAACTTCCCGCCGGAGCAGCTGCGGCAGCGTTTCAACAAGCACGTGGACCAGCTGACGATGAACTTCCAGCACGGCAAGACCGAGGCCATGCAGGAGATCGCCAAGGCCGCCAAGAAGCCCACCGAGGCCCGGGCCGTGATCCAGACAGGCATGGTCATCGCCGGTGCCGACGGCCACTTCTCCCAGGCCGAGGCGACCGTCCTGCGCGAGGCCTGCGCGGCGCTGGGGCTGTCTCCGGCCGAGTTCCAGCTCTGA
- a CDS encoding DUF1304 domain-containing protein — MSTLATVAVLALAALHAYILVLEMFLWTTPRARAAFGTSAEFAAGTKALAANQGLYNGFLAAGLLWGAVASDPVGFQVSVFFLACVAVAGVYGAATASRKILFVQTVPALVALALVLLAH, encoded by the coding sequence ATGTCGACCCTCGCCACCGTCGCGGTGCTGGCTCTCGCCGCCCTCCACGCCTACATCCTGGTGCTGGAGATGTTCCTGTGGACCACTCCGCGGGCCCGCGCCGCCTTCGGCACCAGCGCCGAGTTCGCGGCCGGGACGAAGGCCCTGGCCGCCAACCAGGGCCTCTACAACGGCTTCCTCGCCGCCGGCCTGCTCTGGGGCGCGGTGGCGTCCGACCCGGTGGGCTTCCAGGTCTCGGTGTTCTTCCTGGCGTGCGTCGCGGTCGCGGGGGTGTACGGCGCGGCCACCGCCAGCCGGAAGATCCTCTTCGTCCAGACCGTCCCGGCGCTGGTCGCCCTGGCGCTGGTGCTGCTCGCGCACTAG
- a CDS encoding LysR family transcriptional regulator, with translation MDLVRHLECFVAVAEESHFGRAAARLGMAQPPLSQRIQRLERHLGVRLFERSSRQVALTEPGALLLAEAREVLARSEAFMATARRIRDGETGLLRAALPPDLSGETVAALLAGFTCAGVSGLELELHELSTAQQLERFAAHELDVGLIHHPCDVSGLELGPVLRRELGVLLPRGAAAAGLDEVPLASLTGHDLILFPRAGAPAVYDDLLTTCARNGYTPPAVRHALGASFVRGLVLSTEAVAFSPRDTHGHAQEGAEGAEGVDTERTERGVVWRPLTGAPLALRHSVAWPAGRGDAAVSAFAEAATHALRTTADATPDLPSRPLHLRPASEYWL, from the coding sequence GTGGACCTGGTGCGGCACTTGGAGTGCTTCGTGGCTGTTGCAGAAGAGTCACACTTCGGCCGTGCCGCGGCGCGTCTGGGCATGGCCCAGCCGCCGCTCTCGCAGCGCATCCAGCGCCTGGAACGGCACCTGGGCGTCCGGCTCTTCGAACGCAGCAGCCGGCAGGTGGCCCTCACCGAGCCCGGGGCGCTGCTGCTGGCGGAGGCCCGGGAGGTGCTCGCCCGCTCCGAGGCGTTCATGGCCACCGCGCGCCGCATCCGGGACGGCGAGACCGGCCTGCTGCGTGCCGCGCTGCCGCCGGACCTCTCCGGGGAGACCGTCGCCGCACTGCTGGCGGGCTTCACCTGCGCGGGCGTGAGCGGCCTGGAGCTGGAGCTGCACGAGCTGTCCACCGCCCAGCAACTGGAGCGGTTCGCCGCGCACGAGCTGGACGTCGGGCTCATCCACCACCCCTGTGACGTCTCCGGGCTCGAACTGGGCCCGGTGCTGCGGCGCGAACTGGGCGTGCTGCTGCCACGCGGCGCGGCGGCGGCCGGGCTCGACGAGGTACCGCTCGCCTCCCTCACCGGCCACGACCTGATCCTCTTCCCCCGCGCCGGCGCCCCCGCCGTCTACGACGACCTCCTGACCACCTGCGCCCGCAACGGCTACACCCCGCCCGCCGTACGCCACGCCCTGGGCGCCAGCTTCGTACGCGGACTGGTGCTGTCCACGGAGGCGGTGGCCTTCAGCCCGCGGGACACGCACGGGCACGCGCAAGAGGGCGCAGAGGGCGCAGAGGGCGTGGACACGGAACGGACCGAAAGGGGCGTCGTATGGCGCCCCCTCACCGGCGCCCCGCTGGCCCTGCGGCACTCCGTCGCCTGGCCGGCGGGGCGCGGGGACGCCGCCGTGTCCGCGTTCGCCGAGGCCGCCACACACGCGCTGCGCACCACCGCCGACGCGACCCCCGACCTGCCCTCCCGCCCGCTGCACCTGCGCCCGGCATCGGAGTACTGGCTGTGA
- a CDS encoding glycosyltransferase 87 family protein, whose protein sequence is MALQFQYPSSAPAAPAPRALRHRDGLRRTPRGSRRDGLYWAGSAVFALGLAAVTTLPAHRVWGGCAAAGYAVAAVLAARSPYAWGRASALAAVAGSVLLPLAVLMVLGTAQPEVGVVEHSGDLLLATGSPYAPHPSLVDDFNPYLPGMALLGLPHALLGDTPLTDARLWFAAVFLGALAVAARPGGGWVRSAAAGLAKPGMLPAARRGRGGAVARSGREVPAGSALLAADARTSPAAPVNPALLLASCPAVALALAVGGVDLPVIGLMCLGLALAGRRGGAVGAGAAMGAAAALKWTAWPLLPVALVLIAVTTGRRAATRAAVTALAVAAAGVVPFALVDPHAFVEHVVLFPLGAAGAGSPATSPLPGHLLATHVPGGRAVAVAALAATAVGMATWLLARPPRTVVAAADRVALGLALAMCLMPATRFGYLAYPLVLAVWFRRDRFLPSSG, encoded by the coding sequence ATGGCCCTTCAGTTCCAGTACCCGTCGAGCGCGCCGGCGGCCCCCGCCCCGCGCGCGCTCCGTCACCGGGACGGCCTGCGACGGACTCCGAGGGGATCGCGTCGGGACGGTCTCTACTGGGCCGGATCGGCGGTGTTCGCGCTCGGGCTGGCCGCGGTGACGACGCTGCCCGCCCACCGGGTGTGGGGCGGGTGCGCGGCCGCCGGCTACGCGGTGGCGGCCGTCCTGGCCGCCCGCAGCCCGTACGCCTGGGGCCGGGCGAGCGCGCTCGCGGCGGTCGCGGGCTCGGTGCTGCTGCCGCTGGCGGTGCTGATGGTGCTGGGCACGGCCCAGCCGGAGGTCGGCGTCGTCGAGCACTCCGGCGACCTGCTGCTCGCCACCGGCAGCCCCTACGCCCCGCACCCGTCGCTCGTCGACGACTTCAACCCGTACCTGCCCGGCATGGCCCTGCTCGGCCTCCCCCACGCCCTTCTGGGCGACACCCCGCTCACGGACGCCCGGTTGTGGTTCGCGGCGGTGTTCCTGGGCGCACTGGCTGTGGCGGCCCGCCCCGGGGGCGGCTGGGTGCGCAGCGCTGCGGCGGGCTTGGCGAAGCCGGGGATGCTGCCGGCCGCCCGGCGTGGTCGCGGGGGTGCCGTCGCCCGCAGCGGGCGGGAGGTGCCGGCCGGGTCGGCGCTCTTGGCGGCGGACGCACGCACCAGCCCTGCCGCCCCGGTCAACCCCGCGCTGCTGCTGGCCAGTTGTCCGGCCGTCGCTCTGGCCCTGGCGGTGGGCGGGGTCGATCTGCCGGTGATCGGGCTGATGTGTCTGGGGCTGGCTCTGGCGGGGCGGCGTGGGGGTGCCGTGGGCGCGGGGGCGGCGATGGGGGCCGCGGCGGCGCTGAAGTGGACCGCCTGGCCGCTGCTGCCGGTCGCGCTGGTGCTGATCGCGGTGACGACGGGGCGCCGGGCCGCCACCAGGGCCGCGGTGACGGCCCTGGCGGTGGCGGCGGCCGGTGTCGTGCCGTTCGCCCTCGTCGATCCGCACGCGTTCGTCGAGCACGTGGTGCTGTTCCCGCTCGGTGCGGCCGGCGCCGGATCGCCGGCGACCAGCCCGCTGCCCGGTCACCTGCTCGCCACCCATGTGCCCGGGGGCCGCGCCGTCGCCGTGGCGGCGCTGGCGGCGACCGCCGTCGGGATGGCGACCTGGCTCCTGGCCCGCCCGCCGCGCACGGTCGTCGCCGCGGCGGACCGCGTGGCGCTCGGACTGGCCCTGGCCATGTGTCTGATGCCGGCCACGCGCTTCGGCTACCTCGCCTATCCGCTGGTACTGGCCGTGTGGTTCCGGCGTGACCGCTTTCTGCCGTCGAGTGGCTGA
- a CDS encoding TetR/AcrR family transcriptional regulator, protein MGEDRTTATESGTRARTRRAIVDAAAALLAADPTASLGDVAAAAGVGRTTVHRYFPERSDLLAAIGTDVLEKVTAATERARLDDGPAAKALERLCQEYFELGDGLTLMFETPQLANWSGWEEETAADEHFLRTVRRGHAEGSIDPELDEEWVRNLVWALLYTAWEHTRTAGASKHSAMTLCLHTLRKAVAP, encoded by the coding sequence ATGGGTGAGGACCGGACCACGGCGACGGAGAGCGGCACACGGGCCCGCACCCGGCGCGCCATCGTCGACGCCGCCGCCGCTCTGCTGGCCGCCGACCCGACCGCGTCGCTCGGCGACGTCGCGGCGGCGGCGGGCGTGGGGCGTACGACCGTGCACCGCTACTTCCCCGAGCGGTCCGATCTGCTGGCGGCCATCGGCACGGACGTCCTGGAGAAGGTCACGGCGGCGACCGAGCGCGCCCGGCTCGACGACGGCCCGGCCGCCAAGGCCCTGGAGCGGCTCTGCCAGGAGTACTTCGAGCTCGGCGACGGCCTCACGCTGATGTTCGAGACACCGCAGCTGGCGAACTGGTCCGGCTGGGAGGAGGAGACCGCCGCCGACGAGCACTTCCTGCGCACGGTCCGGCGCGGCCACGCCGAGGGCAGCATCGACCCCGAGCTGGACGAGGAGTGGGTCCGCAACCTGGTGTGGGCGCTGCTGTACACGGCCTGGGAACACACCCGCACCGCCGGCGCCTCCAAGCACTCCGCCATGACCCTGTGCCTGCACACCCTGCGCAAGGCCGTCGCGCCCTAG
- a CDS encoding glycoside hydrolase family 43 protein codes for MTTPRRIPGRPSRRHVLGMAATVPLALTADLALGAGPAGAATGPAFVMGYFTESPSGLGTDYGLHLAVSLDGLEWTPLNQNKPVVTPTQGAGGLRDPFVLRKQDGTFAVLATDLKGTDWSYNSQYIHVWDSADLRSLTGYRRLKLHGMTTHSWAPEAFWDAARGQYGIVYSSVNASGHNVLMVNYTTDFRTVSAPQVFFDPGYDVIDGSFALGVGGTNYMYFKDSSKQTLVGARSATLAPGSWQRFSTPVAHGGTEAPILVKSLSSSTWYLWGDTYTPNGVFYAWQTTDLASGSWTPVDQRRYTQPVNSKHGSIAALTGTQYDNLLAHWGAPAWNRLKSYNHPDRYVRHAGFAGRIDPYPFDPYTDAQWKLVPGLADASGVSFQSVNYPDRYLRHYSYALRLDVNDGTSAFAQDATFHKVPGLADSAWTSFRSHNHPTRYIRHSGYALRIDPVSTATDRADATFRIGY; via the coding sequence ATGACCACCCCCCGCAGAATCCCCGGCAGACCCTCACGCCGCCATGTCCTCGGCATGGCCGCGACCGTGCCGCTCGCTCTGACCGCCGATCTGGCCCTGGGCGCCGGTCCGGCCGGTGCGGCGACGGGCCCGGCGTTCGTGATGGGCTACTTCACCGAGTCCCCCAGCGGGCTCGGCACCGACTACGGCCTGCACCTGGCCGTCAGCCTCGACGGCCTGGAGTGGACGCCGCTCAACCAGAACAAGCCGGTCGTCACCCCCACCCAGGGCGCCGGCGGCCTGCGCGACCCGTTCGTGCTGCGCAAGCAGGACGGCACGTTCGCCGTGCTGGCCACCGACCTGAAGGGCACCGACTGGAGCTACAACAGCCAGTACATCCACGTCTGGGACTCGGCCGACCTGCGCTCCCTCACCGGCTACCGCAGGCTCAAGCTGCACGGCATGACCACCCACAGCTGGGCCCCGGAGGCCTTCTGGGACGCCGCACGCGGCCAGTACGGGATCGTCTACTCGTCGGTGAACGCCAGCGGCCACAACGTGCTGATGGTCAACTACACGACCGACTTCCGCACGGTGTCCGCACCGCAGGTCTTCTTCGACCCCGGCTACGACGTGATCGACGGCAGCTTCGCCCTCGGCGTCGGCGGCACGAACTACATGTATTTCAAGGACAGCTCGAAGCAGACCCTGGTCGGCGCCCGGTCCGCCACCCTCGCCCCGGGCAGCTGGCAGCGCTTCAGCACACCGGTGGCCCACGGCGGCACCGAGGCACCGATCCTGGTCAAGTCGCTGTCGTCCAGCACCTGGTACCTCTGGGGCGACACCTACACGCCCAACGGCGTCTTCTACGCCTGGCAGACCACCGACCTGGCCTCCGGCAGCTGGACGCCGGTCGACCAGCGCCGCTACACCCAGCCGGTGAACTCCAAGCACGGCAGCATCGCGGCGCTCACGGGCACGCAGTACGACAACCTCCTGGCGCACTGGGGAGCCCCGGCCTGGAACCGGCTCAAGTCGTACAACCACCCGGACCGCTACGTCCGCCACGCCGGTTTCGCGGGCCGGATCGACCCCTACCCCTTCGACCCGTACACCGACGCCCAGTGGAAGCTCGTCCCCGGCCTCGCCGACGCGTCCGGGGTGTCCTTCCAGTCGGTCAACTACCCGGACCGGTACCTGCGGCACTACAGCTACGCGCTGCGGCTGGACGTCAACGACGGCACGTCGGCGTTCGCCCAGGACGCCACGTTCCACAAGGTCCCCGGGCTCGCGGACTCCGCCTGGACGTCGTTCCGCTCGCACAACCACCCGACGCGCTACATCCGCCACTCCGGCTACGCCCTGCGCATCGACCCGGTCTCCACGGCCACGGACCGGGCGGACGCCACGTTCCGGATCGGCTACTGA
- a CDS encoding serine hydrolase, whose product MTDALARIHAAFADAGVTGRLHAVDIDSGAQLDAGADQPVCTASVHKLCVLVTLHEQAAAGILDLTEQVECPPEGRTAGPTGLAAMLDGARLSLRDLAYLMMSVSDNAAADLLLARVGLDAVNRTTARLGLTRTYAVHAFGELLATIKEDAGPGGARSLADPHVVARLRALDPARTNRSTPRDMTRLLAAVWRDEACTPEHGAAIRRVLGLQVWPHRLASGFPFDDVHVAGKTGSLPTVRNEVGVVEYPDGGRYAVAVFTRTARTSALQPAADSVIGTAARLAVDALRAPRAAPRRAGPGR is encoded by the coding sequence GTGACCGACGCCCTCGCCCGCATCCACGCGGCCTTCGCCGACGCCGGGGTCACCGGCCGGCTGCACGCCGTCGACATCGACAGCGGCGCGCAGCTCGATGCCGGGGCGGACCAGCCGGTCTGCACGGCCAGTGTCCACAAGCTCTGTGTGCTCGTCACGCTCCACGAGCAGGCCGCGGCGGGGATCCTGGACCTCACCGAGCAGGTCGAGTGTCCGCCCGAGGGCCGTACCGCCGGCCCGACGGGACTCGCCGCGATGCTCGACGGCGCCCGGCTGTCGCTGCGGGACCTCGCGTATCTGATGATGTCCGTCAGCGACAACGCCGCCGCCGACCTGCTGCTGGCCCGCGTGGGTCTGGACGCCGTCAACCGCACCACGGCCCGCCTCGGCCTCACCCGCACGTACGCGGTTCACGCTTTCGGGGAGCTCCTCGCCACCATCAAGGAGGACGCCGGCCCCGGCGGCGCGCGGTCGCTGGCCGACCCGCACGTCGTCGCCCGGCTGCGGGCGCTGGACCCGGCCCGCACCAACCGCAGCACCCCGCGCGACATGACGCGTCTGCTCGCCGCCGTCTGGCGCGACGAGGCGTGCACGCCCGAGCACGGCGCGGCCATCCGCCGGGTCCTCGGACTGCAGGTGTGGCCGCACCGGCTGGCGTCCGGGTTCCCCTTCGACGACGTCCATGTGGCGGGCAAGACGGGCAGTCTGCCGACCGTGCGCAACGAGGTCGGCGTCGTCGAGTACCCCGACGGGGGGCGCTACGCCGTAGCCGTCTTCACGCGCACGGCCCGCACCTCCGCCCTTCAGCCCGCCGCCGACTCGGTCATCGGCACGGCGGCCCGCCTGGCCGTGGACGCCCTGCGCGCTCCCCGGGCGGCCCCGAGAAGGGCCGGTCCGGGTCGCTGA